CCCGCCCcatggatacattttatttggctgAAAGGAATCGGCGTGAGAAGATAACATATGCCGAGAAACTCATGAAAATGCGGTCAAATAAGATATTCAGTACATTAAAGATAGACTGAGTGAAATTGCTATAGCATGCTCACCTATAGTCGGTCTGTGTACTTTTTGACCACTGGATTATATTGTACAATGGTGATTTCAGATTCAAAATTAATTTTGGCCCAACAGAGAACATCTCTTCTTTAGTTTTTCATTTCtgaatttgaaacaaaaatatgattTGTTCCTTTGAAATTGCATATGGAAATCATAAAAGAAAAACGTGTTTTGTTCATATCAGTAATTGCACACCTTAAATATTAAAAAGGGAACTCATATAATATTGATAGTTCTTTGCAGggtgtgtgtttacagtctAGTTAGGcatcacaaacaaaataattaatatgtatTCATACTAATGTAATAACAAAAAGTTGTCATGATGTTAGCATGACTACATAGCAAATTCAACACCAACCTTACTAACCTTTCACTTAGTAAAGTTTCCTCAAGCCAGCAACTAActagctagcaggctggctCGCTAGCCATACCTAATTACTGACAATGGCAATGCCAGCTTGTGGAAGTAAAACTGCATGCTCTTACAACTCCCAAATCGCTCAAATCTCTGGCAAGCTGTCGCTGAGCCCTTCTTCAAGTGCACACTGCGTGCACATTAGCATAAAGTTGAACATTTATCTACTTTTCATGGTTAGGCTCAAATTtgcatatttgaaaatattaacCTACTAATAGGTTAACAATTTCCCTGAGTCGCCTCTTTACTTTTGAGGTTGAGAATGGTGTTTTgctggtactatttaatgaagctgctagTTGAGGAAGCATAAGGCGActatttctcaaactagacaaactaatgtatttgtcctcttgctcatttgagcactggggcctcccactcctttttatattctggttagagacagtctGCGCTGTTCGGTTGTTTATTGCTTCTTTTAATGCACAAGATTTTAAATAACATAATTgccaaagggttttctaatgatcacatagccttttaaaatgattaacttggattagcaaacaatgtgccatttgaacacaggactggtggttgctgataatgggcttctgtacacctatgtagatattccataaaaaatctgctgtttccagctacaacagtcatttacaaaatgatCAATATCTAcacagtatttctgatcaattttatgttattttaatggacagaaaattgtttctattttaaaaacaagtaaccccaaacttttgaattatattgtatttacatacacacacacatacataccttTTGTAGACTGGGTCTTGATTCTCACTGATTGTCATTTGCCTGATTCCTTTGACTTTAATTGGTATTTAGTGTAACCCCACTGTGTAAGGTTACACTCACATAAAAAATTCATACTGAATAGTAAATGTAGCCTATTGTACATAGTAATGCAGAATTTGGATTGAAATGAGACCTTCATTCACAATGACACAGATATCCAATCTCTTGTTAAACATGCAATGACTGTGGGGTTGTAGGAAAGTGTGTTATTCTGTGGCTTTCTAACATAATTTGACACCATATGTTGGTGGGGTTTCATTATGCATTGCATTTTCACTGTATGTGTGAGTTTGTCTGGACTGCGGGTGCTGCTGTGCATGTGCATTCATTTGTGCCAGTCTGCTGGGTAGCTCTAAGGTAAATCTATTTAAACCCAGGCTAAAGGCAACGTTAGTCATCAATTTAGCACTGGGAATTGCTTACTTGTGTCACACCACGCCATCCCTTAATGCTCATGTGATAGGAGTGGACTCAAGCTACACTCACACTTGTGGtcggttggtgtccctttggtctGATGCTTGGCCAAGTAGGTGGAGTTATTTCATGTCTGGTTAGCCGAGTCCCGGGTTACATTCTGTTTAGGCCAAAGTCTCTCTGGACCCCCAACTCAGGCCCTAGTTTTATGCTGCAATAATGTTGTGCCACTGGGCTAGGGTAAGCCTGTCCTGCTTTAAGTACCAACAGTTTACACTGGATAAGTTAATTTGATTGGGGGCTAGGGTCAGGCTAAATTGTAAGGGCAGGTATGGAGAGGTAGTAGGCAAAAGGTTAATACAGTTACTTTATTACAAagctacatttaaaatatcgCTCACTATTTCACCTGCAATAGAACAATAGAAAATGAAAAGGTTTTGAACAGACAATATGTAAAAGAGCAGAAAAACCAATTGATTCCAGATagaaaggaaaaacacaacTGTTGGTGCTAAGGCAGCAAATAATGCAATACTGTTCAAATGTTAGGTAATAAAAGACACAATTCGcagttgtatttatatttattccaTTACTGCTACACAGATTAAAAATATTGGATAGTACAGTAGTGGAAGACTAACATTGTGTTCAGTAACAATTAATTGGGCTTATCAACTGCTTTACATGCTTTGGGTGACAATCTTAAGCACCTACATAtggtgaaaaagtatttgacacCTATTTGATTTTCTGCATTGTCGATATATGGAGGTGTATAGGCTGTTCATGTCTGCTATGATGAACAGATTCTCAACCGGAAGTTCCAAGATGTCATCTGCACTCACCTAGCTTTTTTTTGTTAGATATTGTAATGGGTTATTAGGCCAACATTGTATTTTAACGGTATACTAATCcattgttatttttctaaaagTCATGGAAAAACAGTGATGCAGATGATGATTTACAAAAAATCTTGGTTGCACAGTATAGATTTTCTGCAAGTTTGTTGAGGAACAAATTCACAATCATTTGCCAAGTTTTACTGGTTTTTATATAATTCCGTTTTTGTCCCATTTCTGTCAGTATGACTGTCCACAACTGGGTTTATACCGCAGCTCATTTAGTTGCGGTTATATCTAAGACAATATGACAAAGGTTTCGGGTTCAAGTGCCCTGCCCAATAAGAACACTTCTGCAACTAGTcaagccggcccgcaattaattGCCATAAACGTGGTTACCACCCTCAATGGATTCGAACCTGGACCTCCCACGTGAgtggctgtgtcgttaaccgcAACATCAGGCGTTActatcatgccaagtttgaatatttcgtttcTTATgaggtttacctccaccacaaacagcatctatgaaatgtatggcttttgccacaagCATTTtcataggtgacgataacttaatttgtcaagtgaaaagacgagaaaatcgtggaaacccctttTTTCCTGCCCAAGGGGTTTGAGCTAGCCTATATTACCACAAAAATAATGCACGCATGCGTacttccaccagaaatagtcacaatatagtTTTATTTAAGGCTTTACTATAACGTAGTTTCTGAAGCGAAGTTTCAATTATGCGTacttagaaaatccaccagaaatagtcgcaatataaccgtggACAGTTTTATttctgaaggttgtagccacgGACGTTTTTACTCATAGATGTGAACAGCTTTACATCACTTTCCTCTCGACCGAATGACCACGCCTCCTTTTGGGGGACAGCAGCTAGCGCTGTAGAAGTGTAGAAAGACAACGGCGCAAAATTTGAAATATTACTGGTACCATGCCTAAAAGCTGCTGCGTTTTGTTATGTGTGTCGAATAACAGGAAAAACCCTAGTTTACGCTTTTCTTTACTTCTCAAAAATGTGAAGGACAGCAAAAGAAGAGATCTGTGGCTTCTGGCAATCCGCAGTGAATGAAATTGGTCAACTATGGGACCCGTCCTGTCAACACCTTTATGTGTGTGGTGGCAAACACTTCAACACCGGCCAAAAAGTGAATGTTGATGCTGCATTGAAAAGGCAAATTCGCTTCCCTTAAGTGATTTTATGATTATTGTTATAGTAATCCCAATTCAAAGTGTGTCTAAATGCTGACAATGCCATGATAAGAAAATTATAGGGAATTTAATCTTCAAAAATTAAATTAAGCAACAGGTGGTATTGTTCATTGCAAACTATTGTAGCAATACACATCATTCATTGTAGCCTACCGTATAGTTGCAGGGTGCTAGCTCGTTAACTTGCTAAACATGTTAGCGATTTAATTTGtttcaagcgtgccgcacaagccctgaaaagtgaagccaaaacgtctcgatcgccccctggtgagtggtcccagtataggtcataaaccccgccctccccatgttattcaatgggacgcgagaccaactaaacaattaaattacccttcaaatatattttttccgaagctggtttctgtcatttactgtagtttgtatcacgctaatgtaaattcaagagtttgtttttaaaataagtttgtttttagttagttatttaatgctctaaaaacggtggtgtgatgtcgtgattcacagctgtgattgacagctatctgagccgaggagccactgaatcttcggaggactgagaagattggaactttacatttaatctctaaatttatataattgatataatttcacacggacataatgggttgttctgcagtacattgtgctaaccgatctggcatttccaatcgatctttgaatttttttcggtaagttaactttataagctatttaattagtaaataaatgtaatgggctagctaacgttagctaaaagacaacaagcctcgttaatagccatgttaatagttagcaggtgatcgttagctagaagttaccaattatttttgtattaggcctattctaaattaaggttaaacatgatgtaagttaggctataacatatcgtctaggtttaacaagcaaaggttgtactgtacttggacttgcgattgattacggtatgcgcattctgcgagggagagtgagtgcggggcacaggggtggggccgttgatttcgcggctttacggctttacttccttctcgctactgcgcataactactgcgcagaactggtcccaagatcgctatctgcgcagacgcaagtccaagatgtcagcgccgtatcaggacactagtggcttcatttttcaccaatggaaaagagcgaaagggcgtcgtccattatttatacagtctatgatttGTTTACAGTAACATTGGACAgatttccaaaataaaacaaagtgacAGATGTCATAAGTACATCACCTGGAGATTCAATAAGGTACGTGTACAAAGCATATCAGGATATGACACCTCCGGCCACTGGGTTGGGTCGTGCGTCCACTTTGATGGAGGCAGACAGAATGGACACACTATTTCTTGGGTTGTCTCTATATAACTTAAAGACAGTGTAAACAGCTTTTATGTATAACACTGAAAACAGAACAGAGACATCGTTAAAGCATATTGTCAACACGGTTTTTGGGGTGCTGCAATAGAAATGTGAGATTAACTGCTACAAATATTAGCAACATTAACATGAAGCAATAGCAGATTTGTTTTGGTATTATTTGTCCACAATCTGCTTCTGAACAACTACCAGTCATAACTCTTATGTACCAAAGACACTACCTTTCTTCCTGGTCATCTCAGTTTAATGCTAAATTCGCTAACCAAGGTGAAGCATTCCCTTCTTAGTTAAAAGACCACCCAATGTTTTCATATCGTCCTGACAACCCCATAAGTCATGCTTCATCTTTAACGCATTCATTGTATTTGCTCGACGTGCTCATGACTGAATTCTTATCTCCGTCGTTTTATGTGCTGAGTATGTGAGCTTTATCAGAACATCAAAAAATGGTCccagtaaaacataaaatggaGGTCATATGAGAGATGTGGCATTATTTATGGTATCAcactgaatacatttaatttaatgttcaaTTATTAACAGGTACTAGCAGAATATGGATTGCAAGACAACAAATTACAGTGATTCAGTGCGCTTAATGAGccacaaataaatatttaagtaGATCCATTGTTTCCAGCCTTACAGACACCAAGTGAGTGGTGGTAGAGATATTTGAGAATTTCATAATTCTTAATAGTTTCTATCCTCAATTGGATCATGACAATTCAGAGTCCTTGTTCATTGCAGAGTTTGTCTCTTCTGAGTAAAATAGCATTAGGTCCACCGTGATGATTATATTCCTCTGGTGTGGCAAGAGGCTTTTCCCTCCTTCTTACTTCTCCCAGCCCTTCCCTCCGGGCTGAGTGGGCAGCCGGAGTCCCACTATTCCTGCCATCTCCTCTGTGCCACGCTGACCTTTCCCATGGTACATGTCATAGAGAGCAATGTGTTGTCGTGTGGAGCTGAGCAGACAGAGGTAGGTATGGGAAGCATGTAGAGCCTCTTCCTGAGCACGGCAATATCTCTCACTGGTGATCTAAACAGGCAAAGACATAATTAAGACATaagaacaaaaacatatatatggCTTGCGGGTAGGAATGTTAGCAGAGTTTAGAATTTAATTTTGATTGAGATGTTGTGCTGGCACGAATACACTGCTCAACAAATATTAAaagaacatgtaatcatcatagtttaacaccaagtcaattaaacttcaaggAAATatatctgtccagttaggaagcataagtgattgtgattcagggtcacctgttttggtgcaaatggaaGTGagaacaggtgcactggagaggcaactgcaagacaacccccaaaaagggaatggttttgcaggtggtggccacagaccaTTCAtgtctccttatccttcctgactaatTATTCTCTAGTTGTGCATTTATCTAGTATCCtggtcactactggtagcatgaggcagtatcTGCAGCCCATTTGGttacacaggcagtccagctccttcaggatgGCATATCTATACGTGCtgtcgcaaggtttgctgtgtctccccgTACAGTCTCCAGAGCATGGAGCAGATACCAAGAGACGGGTCGCTACACAAGGAAGGCTGGACAGGGGCCGTAGAAGggaatcaacccagcagcaggaccagtatctgcccCTATCTGTCAAGAGTAACAGGAGCACCGCACAGTTCGATTCTGGTGTTCTCcggtgaatgccaatcaagctgcacagtgctgggctgtgagcacaggtcccactagaggatgtcaggccctcatggagtcggtttctgacagtttggtcagaaacatgcacaccagtagcccactggaagtcattttgtagggctctggcagtgatcctcctgttcctcctcccataatggagcagataccggtcctgctgcagGACTGGTTCCCTTACATGTACCCCAGTGTATGTCAGGATAGGAATTATGCATTTATGCTTGCTTAAACATCCTGAATGAAATGCAGAAAATACCTAAGTTAGCAAATGAAGATGTCACATTTTCTACTTAATGAAACCATTCAGGATAAATCACTGtgaagaaaatgaaatgtaattgtaGAGTACAGCTATGGATACCATGGTATGATATCACTTTGTTTCCATCATTATGTTACTGGCTGTACTTCACCTACTGTTTTTCTATAACTAAAGGTTTTACCAATCAAAAGGTGGCATATCATAGCTGACACTAGGACTGGGCCATAAAATTATAACACACTTATTTGACAAGGTAAGTCAACTGAGAATGTGGACAGGACAACACAATGCCAATCTTAAGTAATTTAAAAATCCAAACAAATAACCAATTACACCATCTACAGTGGGACAAATGTAGAGTTAGGTTTGATGCACAGGAATAGCAATAATAACAGTAGCTTGGTTATTTTGAATGAGTTAGGTGTGATGAGTGTCATATTCAAGGAGATTCTGTAGATGTTCCTGTAGTTCATGTAGTCAGCCAAATTATAGAAGTGTGGCAAAttatatattctaattttctgaggtTGTTTTTGTGGTAAGCCTGTCTCTATAGCACATTCTTCTATGAGTCCCATTTCTTACGTCAGCCATGAAGGAAGCGTTTTATAACCCTATTTTAAGTAAGATGATTGAGAACACATTAACAACAACATTGTAAAACGATCCTAAACAATTAAACCAGATTCTGCCTAAAAGAGTAGTCTTTTGGCTGACGTCCCTCCTGTAATTATGATTGGGATCCTCAATCGAGAAACTAAGGATAGgcaacccaacagaaaatcctATTTTTTATCATGATGAAATAACAATATTGATGATAAACATCTGAAGGAGATCTTAATGCAAGTAAAActggctgcaaaaaaaaaaatccagcagggagatagcaggaacattagaagtggccaaatcaacagtttggtacattctgagaataaATAACTCACTGGTGAgccctgcaacacaaaaaggcctgtaCGTCCacaaagacaacagtggtggatgatcgtaggatcctttccatggtaaagaaaaactccttcacaacttccagccaagtgaagaacactctccaggaggtaggcatatcattatccaagtctaccataaagacttcacaagagcaaatgcAGAGGGTTCActaaggtgcaaaccattcataagcctcaagtaTAGACAGGCCAGATTACACTTGgctaaaaaacatctaaaaaagcaagcccagttctggaacaacattctttgcacagatgaaactaagatcaacctgtaccagaatgataggaagaaaaaaatatggagaaggcttgaaaCGGcccatgatccgaagcataccacatcatctgtaaaacacggtggaggcagtgtgatggcatgggcatgcatggcttccattggcactgggtcattagtgtttattgatgatgtgacagaagacagaagcagcttaATTATGAAGTATattgggatatattgtctgctcagattgtgtgtatgaaaatggctgcaattcctaaatgtttcatacaatatttttgttcaaccccttgaattaaagctgaaagtctgcacttcaattgagTCTCGGTGATTTTATATCAAATCCACTGTAGTGGGgtacaaagccaaaattatgaaaattgtgtcagcatccaaatatttccagacctaactgtatttcaaCATACCTGAGGTTAAACAAGAAACCCAAGTTGCCCAACTATTGAGGCAGGTTGTAATGTACAATTGTATGGCATGattaagaaattaaataatagaTTTATCATGTGGGACTAATTACCATTACAATTGAAAAAGAGGCAATTTTTACACCCAGTGGCAGCCCTATTCCACATTATAAATAACTTTTAATAGGGTAAGCacaacatacaccgatcagtcctaacattatgaccactgacaggtgaagtgaataacactgataatctcattatcatggcacctgtcagtgggtgggattttACATGATTTAAAGGTATAGTTtcgacctagattcatatttgggtgaaattgaATTTAGGACAAACTCTCTCTTTAATTAGTCAAAATTTTAAGAATGAACATTCCTTAAACCTCTAGCAGTATCTCTTGAAACGTTCAAGCTAGAGACCAACTGTTTCACACGTTTAGGCTCCACTGAAAATCTGAATATCTGCTGTTATTTATAATCAATAAATAGCATAAATGATCCCATTAACAGAATCTCTTCAACTGTTACAACTAGGGACACGAaacaacgttttttttttccaaacatgTTAAGATTATCCCAAATTCAAATCCAAACTTTCAAACGTAAACAAGCTGGCAAGCACATGACATTTACATCACTTTTGAAGCATCAAAAAGGGCAGTTGTTCACGGTCACCTTGACGTTGCTAGCCAGCTAACGTAACTCTATGCGGGGGTAAGAATAACTTACAGCCATTCTGAAGTTGAGTACACAGCAAACTACGGTTATTGGTCCGAATTGAGTGCTGCCATTACCCACCCATAACAACTCATTTTACTAAGTTCCTAACGTTTGCCTGCAAGATAACCCGTTCACCAAGAGTCCAACAATGACTAGGGGGTTGGTAACGGGAAGCATCATCATACTAGCTACTAGTGCAGCAATAAAAGCACTATTGCTAACTAACACGTAGTTGTACCTAGACGTCACGGTGACACTGATGTAACATGTCAATAGCGCAACTTACCAGATTTTTACGGAATTGTTGGAAAACGTAATTGTACGCCAAAGTCTGTTTGTATTCTGGTCCTTTAATTGCTCGGATCTCTTTTAGTATTCCCCTGCAAACGCGGAGAGGTGAGGACAGCCCCGCCATTTTGGACAGACTTCTTCCTCAACGATATCGCATACTAGCTGCTGCCGCCTCCTGCTGGATTGGGTCAACCCTGACAAACTTTAACGAAACTAAGGTAAGATAAAAATTTGTTTTGGACAATACAGTTCTTGTACGTGACGCCCATTTGTTTATGGTTTGATAATATTACCTATAGAATATGTTTAGGGTGCTGTGTGGAGCTGTCCGCGAGGTGTTTatcatatttgtttgtttttgttttgttttaaagctGGTGCCACCAGCAGGGGGCGGTGAAAGATCGCGACTGCAGCGAGTTTCTTGCTTTCCCTGGCCTGCTGAAGGGTCTGTCTGCGGCCCGCGGCAGGGAAGATCCGCCCATATAGAACACCCCATCTTCCAATGGTTGCTCATAGCTTGCGGCGCCTTGTTTTCTCTGGTTATGTGccgatttgttttttttccttttgaagAAGATGAGAAACGATGGCCGTATCTAACGATTGTTTCGTGTCTAAAATAGTGAAAATCACATCatcttactttttttttactgtaaaacatGAATATAGTTTGAGGGCGAATTACAACAGATAATAAACGAAGTAAActaaacaatgaaagaaaatcgAACGTGGGGCCATGAATGGGCAGTGTAAGGTTCTTCAGTTTCGCTAGCAATTgatcaattcttatgactatttcaaGTAGTAATATACTAGtagtattactggctaataagctactaaaacggccagtggcaaaagccttACAGTTCCTTAAtgcaatttgtggtggaagtaaacttcataagaaacgttagtttaacacaatgcttaacggtgtctagctaaatattcaaacttgcctCAATGAAAATTCCTGACAAAATAATCTAGTGTTGCGACACCATTTCACAaggaggtagtatgtcccaatcatTCCCAATagtggcatactagcttactttGCTAAACAATACGTACTTGTAGTATGTAGTAGCTAAGTGATTTGATATTCAGACATGGCCTAGTTTTTACGATGCACGTTACTTTTCCAGACATCCGAACTCTCCCGGAAGTTTCTGGTCTTCCCCATTTTAATAGCGTCTCCGGAATCTCTCCGCAATCTCCGGGagatatacagctccgaaaaaaatgaaagaaaaaggtgcagttctCTTAAATTTTATCCGGACCTGTACAAGTCAAAATTATTTGGTAGCGAACGAGAGTTAAGTGTGAAATTACGAATCACATTCTGCATACTTGGCGAAGTACGTACATTTTAGTGTATAGTAGGCTATTAGCCTAGCACATAcgaataaatataaatatgacGAATGCAATGTGCCTGCCTTCTTTACTTCAGGGAACTATGGCCAACTAGCCACTGTACACAAGTTTATaacttaataataatttaaaatacatacatacataacttaataataataatttaaaatacatacatacctatCTTCTTcagcttcatccggggccgggtcgcgggggcagcagtctaagcagggatgcccagacttccctctccccagacacttcctccagctcttccggggagacaccgaggcgttcccaggccagccgggagacatagtccctccagcgtgtcctaggtcttccccggggtctcctcccggtgggacaggaccggaacatcTTCCCAGGaaagcgttccggaggcatccgaaacagatgcccaagccacctcagctgacccctctcgatgtgtaggagcagcggctctactctgagctcctcccgggtgaccgagcttctcaccctatctctaagggattgcccagccaccctgcggagaacgctcatttcggccgcctgtatccgggattttgtcctttcggtcatgacccaaagctcatgaccataggggagagtaggaatgtagattgaccggtaaatcaagagcttcgccttgcggctcagctctttcttcagcacgacagaccaatacattactgcagaagctgcaccgatctgtctgtcaatctcccattccaacaagacccctagatacttaaactcctccacttgaggcaggcactctccaccaacctgaagtgggcaagccatccttttccgactgaggaccattgCCTCGGACTGAGGACcattttgcctccacaaccacccgggctgcagtccgcttggcctgccggtacccgtcagctgcctcaggagtcccacaagccaaccaggcctgataggactccttcttcagcttgacggcatcccttacttccggtgtccaccactgggttcggggattgccgcctcgccaggcaccggagaccttacggccacagcgccgagcggccgcttcgacaatggcggtggagaacatggtccactcggactcaatatctccagcctccctcgggacccagtcgaagctctgccggaggtgggagttaaagatctctctgacaggagactcggccagacgttcccagcagacccttacagtacgcttgggtctgctgagtctgtccagcttcctcccccgccatcggatccaactcaccaccaggtggtgatcagttgacagctccgcccctctcttcacccgagtgtccaagacatacggccgcaggtcagatgaaacgacaacaaagtcgatcatcaacctacggcctagggtgtcctggtgccacgtgcactgatggacacccttatgcttgaacatggtgttcgttatggacaaactgtgactagcacagaagtccaataactgaacaccgctcgggttcagatcaggggggccgttcctcccaatcacgcccctccaggtgtcactgtcgttgcccacgtgggcgttgaagtcccccagtagaacgacaGTCCCtagtcagagcactttccagcacccctcccagagactccaagaaggtcgggtattctgcactgccgtttggcccgtaggcacaaacaacagtaagagacctatccccgacccgtaggcgcagggaaatgaccctctcgttcaccggggtaaactccaacacatggcggcagagctgttgagctataagcaaacccacaccagcccgccgcctctcaccatgggcaactccagagtggtgaagagtccatcctctctgaaggagtgtggttccagagcccaagccgtgcatagaggtgatcccgactatctctttTTAACTGTACCCCTAATAACCACTGATTTATAGACCTCCCTAACCATGCAAAGGGGAAGCGAATAGTTCAGTGGTATATTTAGGAAAATCACTGATATAGGCCAGTGTAGCCCATTCAATATGCAATCTGTGCTGGCAATGTAAACTGTTCA
This is a stretch of genomic DNA from Esox lucius isolate fEsoLuc1 chromosome 11, fEsoLuc1.pri, whole genome shotgun sequence. It encodes these proteins:
- the fmc1 gene encoding protein FMC1 homolog — protein: MAGLSSPLRVCRGILKEIRAIKGPEYKQTLAYNYVFQQFRKNLITSERYCRAQEEALHASHTYLCLLSSTRQHIALYDMYHGKGQRGTEEMAGIVGLRLPTQPGGKGWEK